In Xiphophorus couchianus chromosome 8, X_couchianus-1.0, whole genome shotgun sequence, the following proteins share a genomic window:
- the chchd7 gene encoding coiled-coil-helix-coiled-coil-helix domain-containing protein 7, with product MDKTSRKISNQDINPCLEESDASHKCLDTYNYDRSKCSAYFQRYKNCRKYWHNIMVQRRRDGIKPEMPTAAERLEMLSAVGGKPY from the exons ATGGATAAAACGTCCCGAAAAATTTCGAACCAGGACATAAACCCCTGTTTAGAA GAAAGTGATGCCTCTCACAAGTGTTTGGACACCTACAACTATGATAGGAGCAAGTGCTCAGCTTACTTCCAGAGATATAAGAACTGCAGAAAATATTGg CATAATATAATGGTGCAGAGAAGAAGAGATGGTATTAAACCTGAAATGCCCACAGCTGCGGAGAGACTGGAGATGCTCAGTGCCGTTGGAGGAAAACCCTATTGA